The Streptomyces sp. M92 nucleotide sequence CCACTCGACGTCGGAGAGCCCGCCCGGCCCGAGTTTCGCGTGCAGCTTGGGGTCCGCCCCGCGCGGCAGCCGCTCGGACTCCATCCGGGCCTTGAGCCGCCGGATCTCCCGCACCGCGTCCTCGCCGAGCCCGTCCGCCGGGTACCGCAGCGGGTCGACCAGCTCGGTGAACCGGCGTCCCAGGTCCTCGTCCCCGGCCACGAACTCGGCCCGCAGCAGCGCGTGCCGCTCCCACACCAGCGACCAGCGCCGGTAGTACGCCTCGTACGACTTGAGTGTGCGCACCAGCGGCCCGGACTTGCCCTCGGGCCGCAGGTCGGCGTCGATCAGCAGCGGCGGGTCGGCGCTGGGCACCTGGAGCAGGCGCCGCATCTCGGCGACGACCTTGTTGGCCGCGTCCGCCGCCTCCCGTTCGTCGACCCCGTCGCGCGGTTCGTGGACGAAGAGCACGTCCGCGTCCGAGCCGTAGCCCAGCTCGTGCCCGCCGAAGCGGCCCATGCCGATGATCGCGAACCGGGTCGGCAGGGTGTCGCCCCAGCCCTCGCGCACGACCGCCCGGAGCGTGCCCGCCAGCGTCGCCGCCGTCAGGTCGGACACGGCGGCGCCGACCCGGTCCACCAGGGCTCCCTGGTCGGCCTCGACGGGCTGCGCCTCGGTGCCGTAGGAGCCGACGATGTCCGCGGCGGCCGTGCGGAACAGCTCCCGGCGGCGCACCCCGCGCACCGCGGTGACGGCCTGGACGGCCCCGTCGGCGCGGCGGACCGCGGCGAGCGTCTCCTGCTCCAGCTGGGCCCGGCCGCGCGGCGCCAGCCCCCCGGAGTTGCCGTCGCCGAGCAGCGCGACCGCCTCCGGTGCCCGCATCAGCAGGTCGGGGGCGAGCCGCCCGGCGGAGAGCACGCGGGCGAGGTTCTCGGCGGCGGCGCCCTCGTCCCGCAGCAGCCGCAGATACCAGGGCGTGTTGCCGAGCGCGTCGGAGACCTTGCGGAAGTTGAGCAGACCGGTGTCCGGGTCGGCGGAGTCCGCGAACCAGCCCAGCAGCACCGGCAGCAGGGTCCGCTGGATGGCCGCCTTGCGGGTGACGCCCGACGCCAGCGCCTCCAGGTGCCTGAGCGCGGCGGCCGGGTCGGCGTAGCCGAGGGCGACCATGCGTTCGCGGGCCGCCTCCGCGCTGAGCCGGACCTCCCCCGGCGCGAGCTGGGCCACCGCGTCGAGCAGCGGCCGGTAGAACAGCTTCTCGTGCAGCCGCCGTACGACGGAGGCGTGCCGCTTCCAGGCGCGCAGCAGGCCGGGCACCGGGTCGGTGCGCAGGCCGAGGGAGCGGCCGAGGCGGCGCAGGTCGGCCTCGTCCTCGGGCACGAGGTGGGTGCGCCGCAGCCGGTGCAGCTGGATGCGGTGCTCCATGGAGCGCAGGAAGCGGTACGCCTCGTCCAGCTGGGCGGCGTCCGCCCGGCCCACGTACCCGCCCGCGGCCAGGGCCTCCAGCGCGTCCAGCGTCGTACCGCTGTGCAGGGACGTGTCGGCGCGGCCGTGCACCAGCTGGAGCAGCTGCACGGCGAACTCGACGTCCCTGAGGCCGCCCGGGCCGAGCTTGAGCTGGCGGTCGACCTCGGCGGCCGGGATGTTCTCCACCACCCGGCGGCGCATCTTCTGCACGTCCGGCACGAAGTTCTCGCGGTCGGCGGCCTGCCACACCAGGGGCTGGAGGGCGGCGACGTACTCGGCGCCGAGGCCGGGGTCGCCGGCCACCGGGCGGGCCTTGAGCAGCGCCTGGAACTCCCAGGTCTTGGCCCAGCGCTGGTAGTAGGCGACGTGGCTGCTGAGGGTGCGCACCAGCGGGCCGTTGCGGCCCTCGGGGCGGAGGTTGGCGTCGACGGGCCAGATGGAGCCCTCGACGGTGGTCTCGGAGCAGATCCGCATCATGTGCGAGGCGAGCGAGGTCGCGGCCCGCAGCGCCTTGGCCTCGTCGGCGTCGGGGCCGCCGTCCGCCGCCTCTCCGACGAAGATGACATCCACGTCGGAGACGTAGTTCAGCTCGTGTCCGCCGCACTTGCCCATCGCGATCACCGCCAGCCGGCACCGCGCGGCGTCCTCGGGCGCGGCGGCCTCGGCGAGGGCGAGGGCGGCGCGCAGGGTGGCGGTGGCGAGGTCGGCCAGTTCGGCGGCGGTCTCGGCGACGTCGATGGTGCCGCACACGTCGCGGGCGGCGATGGACAGCAGGCAGCGCCGGTAGGCGACGCGCAGCGAGACGGGGTCGTCGGCCTCGGCGAGGCCCCGCTCGAAGTCGTCCACGCCGCGGTGCAGGTCACGGGGTTCGTAGGTGACCAGGGCCTGCCAGTCGGCGGCGTGCCGGGCGAGGTGGTCGGCGAGCGCCTCGGAGGCGCCGAGCACACCGAGGAGACGGTCCCGCAGCGGCTTGGCCGCTATCAGGGTGTCCAGCAGTTCCCGGCGGGCGGTGGGGTCGGGCTGCGCCTCCAGGAGCCGGACCAGGCCGTGCAGGGCGAGGTCGGGGTCGGCGGTGGCGCCGAGGGCCTCCAGCAGCACGGGGTCGTTGCGGACCGGCGCCAGTTCCGCGCCGTCCAGGAGCCGCTCGGCGGCCGAGGGATCGGTGAAGCCGTGCCGCAGCAGCCGCGTGAAGGTACTGCTCCTGCGCCCCGGCGCCGTCATCTCGGCCTCCTTGTCGGACCTGTGGGTTCAAGGTGGGTGATAAGGGGTGGTGGTGAGGGGGTGGTACAGAGCTGAGCGTATCCGGGCTTCCGGTGGCCCGCTCCGGACTCGTACGATATCTTGTACAAGCCGCGAAGGGAGGCACCGGTATGTCCATCACCGCCAGCGAAGCCCGTCAGAACCTGTTCCCGCTGATAGAGCAGGTCAACGAGGACCATGCCCCGGTGCACATCACCTCCCGCAAGGGGAACGCCGTGCTGATGTCCGAGGAGGACTTCACGGCGTGGACGGAGACCGTGCACCTGCTGCGGTCGCCGAGGAACGCCCGCCGTCTGCTCGACTCGATCGCGGAGGCCGAGGCCGGCGAGGCGCGGCACCGCGAGCTGATCGACCCGGACGCGGAGCGGGCGTGAGGATCGCTTTCACGTCGCACGGCTGGGAGGACTACGTCCACTGGGCCGAGAGCGACCGGAAGATGACCAGACGGATCAACAGACTGCTCGCCGACACCGCCCGCGACCCGTTCAAGGGCATCGGCAAGCCGGAGCCGCTGAAGGGCGACCTGTCCGGCTACTGGTCACGGCGCATCGACGACACGCACCGTCTGGTGTACAAGCCGGGCGACGACGAACTGATCGTCGTCCAGGCGCGGTACCACTACTGATGATCGACCTCGTGCTCGACAAGGACGTCGATGGACGTCGAAGGAGTCACGTCATGGACTTCACCCTCGAAGTGATCCCGCTGCCCGTCACCGACATCGACCGTTCCCGGGACTTCTACCGGGACAAGGTCGGCTTCCACGTCGACATCGACCAGGAGGTCATGCCGGGGATGCGCATCGTCCAGCTCACGCCCCCGGGCTCGGGCTGCTCGATCGCCCTCGGCGAGGCGATCTGGGACATGGCGCAGGGCCAGACCAAGCCGGAACCCGGCTCCTACCAGGGCCTCCAGCTCTGCGTCGCCGACATCAAGGCGGCCCACGCGGAGCTGGTGGGGCGCGGCCTGGACGTCTCCGAGCCCGTCCAGTACGCCCCGGACGACGGCGCCACCTTCATGTACTTCAAGGACCCCGACGGCAACGGCTGGGCCATCCAGGAGTACCGCCGCCGGGAGGCGGAGCCGCTGCACAAGGTGCTGTCGGACCTGAAGCGGCAGGGCTAGCCGGTCAGCCCCGCTCCCGCCACCGGTTGGTGACCGGGAGCCGGCGGTCCTTGCCGAAGCCCTTCGGGGAGATCTTGGTGCCCGGCGGGTACTGGCGCCGCTTGTACTCGGCGGTGTCGACCATGCGCAGCGTCTTCGTCACCAGCTCCCGGTCGTACCCGGCGGCCACGATCTCGTCCGCGCCCCGGTCCCGGTCGACGTACAGCTCGAGGATCGCGTCCAGGACCGGGTAGTCAGGCAGGGAGTCCGTGTCGACCTGGCCCGGGCGCAGTTCGGCGCTGGGCGGCTTGGTGATCGAGTTCCCGGGGATCGGCGGGGTCTGCCCACGGTCCTTCGCCGCGCGGTTGCGCCACTCGGCGAGACGGAAGACGGACGTCTTGTACACGTCCTTGATGGGCCCGTACGCGCCCACCGAGTCGCCGTACAGCGTCGAGTACCCGACCGCCAGCTCCGACTTGTTCCCGGGGGCCAGGACCAGGTGGCCCTCCTGGTTGGAGATCGCCATCAGCAGTGTGCCGCGCAGCCGCGACTGGAGGTTCTCCTCGGCCAGACCGGTCAGCTCCAGCGCCCCCGTGTACGCGTCGAACATCGGCTCGATCGGCACGGTGCGGAAGTGGAGCCCGGTGCGCCGGGCCAGCTCCGCCGCGTCGTCCCTGGAGTGCTCGGAGGAGTACTTGGAGGGCATGGAGACGCCGTGGACGTTCTCCGCGCCGACCGCGTCGCAGGCGATGGCCGCGACGAGGGCGGAGTCGATGCCGCCGGACAGGCCGACGAGCACCGACCGGAAGCCGTTCTTGGCGACGTACGCGCGCAGCCCGACGACGAGGGCCGAGTAGACCTCCTCGTCGTCGTCCAGCCGCTCGGCGACCCCGCCGGACAGCCACCCACCCACGGCGGGCACCGGCTCCTCGGACAGCACGACCCGGTCGATCCGCAGCCCGTCGTCCACCACGCCCGTGGGGGCGTCCGCGCCGGCGGCGGGCAGGTCGAGGTCCAGCACCACGCACCCCTCGGTGAACTGCGGCGCCCGCGCCAGCACCGCCCCGTCCCGGTCGACCACGAGCGAGTCGCCGTCGAAGACCAGCTCGTCCTGCCCGCCGGTCATGGCGAGGTACGCGGTCGTGCAACCGGCCTCCTGGGCACGCTTGCGCACCAGCTCCAGCCGGGTGTCGTCCTTGTCCCGCTCGTACGGCGAGGCGTTGACGGACAGCAGCAGCCCGGCCCGCGCCGAACGCGCCGCCGGCACCCGGCCGCCGTCCTGCCACAGGTCCTCGCAGACGGCCAGCGCCACGTCCACGCCGCGCACCCGCACCACCGGCAGGGTGTCGCCGGGCACGAAGTGGCGGAACTCGTCGAAGACGCCGTAGTTCGGCAGGTGGTGCTTGGCGAGGCTCAGGGCCACCTCGCCGCCGTACAGCACGGCCGCCGCGTTCTGCGGGGCGCCGGCCGGCTGGCCGTACCTCGGCTGCGCCGTCGCCGAGCGGTCGAGGTACCCGACGACCACCGGCAGCCCGCCGAGGCCCTCGTCGGCGAGGCGCGCGGCGAGGGAGCGCAGGGCGGCGCGGGACGCCTCGACGAAGGACGGCCTGAGGGCCAGGTCCTCGACCGGGTACCCGGTCAGCACCATCTCCGGGAACGCCACCAGGTGCGCTCCCTGCCCGGCCGAGTGCCGGGTCCAGCGGACGACCGACTCGGCGTTGCCGTCGATATCACCGACGGTGGAGTCGATCTGGTTCAGGGCGAGTCGTAGGCGGGGCACGGCGGCCAGTGTAATCGTCAGAACGACACAATGGGGTGACGTACCGGTTTCCGCCTCATGTCCGAAGCCTCACGCGCCCCTCGTCACGCGGGTGGCTTCGCACCCCGCTCGGCGAGCAGGTCCGCCATCAGCCGCATCTCCGACTCCTGCGACTCCACCATCCCCTGGGCCAGCCGCTTCTCCACCCCCACCGTGCACTTCTCGGCACACCCCTCGGCCATGTGGACGCCGCCCTTGTGATGCTCGGTCATGAGCTGGAGGTAGTAGACCTCGGCCTGCCTGCCGCTGAGGGTGCCGAGCTTCTCCATCTCGGCGTCGGTGGCCATGCCCGGCATCAGCGAGCCCTCGCCCGCCGACGGCATGTCCCCCATCCCCATCCAGGTCATCGGCGGATCGGACGACACCTTCGGCAGCCCCCACAGGTCCAGCCAGCCGATCATCATGCCGCGCTGGTTGGCCTGGGTCTGCGCGATGTCGTACGCGAGCCGCCGCACCTCCTCGTCGTCGGTGCGGTCGCGCACGATGTACGACATCTCCACGGCCTGCTGGTGGTGCACGGCCATGTCGCGCGCGAAACCGGCGTCGGCGGAGTCGGCCGTCGGGACGCGGCCCGCGCCGTCGTCCCCGGCGACCGCGTAGGTGATGCCGCCGGCCGCGACGAGGGCCGCGGCGGCGGCCCCCGTGATCCAGCCGGCCCGCCTCGGGGTCACTGCGGCAGCCCGTTGGTGCACGCGGCCCCCGGCTCGGGGGTCTGCTCGCCCTGGACGAACTTCTCGAAGAACTTGTCGACGTTCGGGTCGTCGGCGCCCGTCACGGTGCGCTGGTGGCCCCAGGCGGTCAGCATGATCGGGTCCTTCTGCTTGTCGTTGGGGCTCATCAGCGAGTACGGCGTCTTCTTCACCTTCTCCGCCAGCTTCTCGACCTCGGCCTTCGGGGCCTTGTCGGTGTACGTCACCCACACGGCGCCGTGCTCCAGCGAGTGCACGGCGTTCTCGTTGTTCAGCGGCTCGGTGTAGACGTCGCCGTCGCAGTTCATCCAGACCTGGTTGTGGTCGCCGCCGACGGGGGGCTCGGCGGGGTAGGACACCTTCTTGGTGACGTGGTTGCGCCCGAGGTTCCCCTCCCAGGTCCGCACTCCGTCCTCGCCGGTGACGAACTTGCCGGAGGTCTTCGACCCGTCGCCGTTCGAGGCCATGCTGTCCGAGTCGTCGGACTGCGACCGGATGAGGAAGACGCCGCCGACCACGAGACCGGCGACGACCACGGTGCTGACCCCGATGGTCAGGATCCGGTTCCGGCGCTCGCGGGCCTCCTCGGCGCGTCGCATCTCGGCTATGCGGGCCTGTCGCGCCTGGTTGCTGCTCTTCTTGGCGGAACCCATGAGGTGTGCCCTTCTGGGGAAACGTCATCGGAAAGGGAGCTGTGAGGTTCGCTGATCGTAGTGCCGGCGTGCCCGTCGTTCGAAGGGAGATCACAGGATCTGTCCCGGCCGGATCCCCGGAATGGCCCGATCGAACAGGTGGCCTCTACTCTGCGGGGAGGACAGGTGAGCCGATCGAGGTCCGCAACGCGTACGAAACCGTGCTGTGGTGTGATGCTCACGTGCCCGACCGCCTCCCGCCGTACCGGAGACAGGCGGCCTGACCAGCGAGGATGGGGAAGCGGAAGATGGACAAGCAGCAGGAGTTCGTGATCCGGACGCTGGAGGAGCGCGACATCCGGTTCGTACGCCTGTGGTTCACGGACGTGCTGGGCTTCCTGAAGTCCGTGGCCGTGGCCCCGGCCGAGCTGGAGCAGGCCTTCGACGAGGGCATCGGCTTCGACGGCTCGGCGATCGAGGGCTTCGCCCGGGTCTACGAGTCCGACATGATCGCCAAGCCGGACCCCTCCACCTTCCAGGTCCTCCCCTGGCGCGCGGAGGCCCCCGGCACGGCCCGCATGTTCTGCGACATCCTGATGCCGGACGGCTCCCCGTCCTTCGCGGACCCGCGCTACGTCCTCAAGCGCGCCCTGGCCCGCACCTCCGACCTGGGCTTCACCTTCTACACCCACCCGGAGATCGAGTTCTTCCTGCTGAAGAACAAGCCGGTCGACGGCACGGTCCCCACCCCCGCCGACAACTCCGGCTACTTCGACCACACCCCGCAGAACATCGGCATGGACTTCCGCCGCCAGGCGATCACCATGCTGGAGTCGATGGGCATCTCGGTGGAGTTCTCCCACCACGAGGGCGCGCCGGGCCAGCAGGAGATCGACCTCCGATACGCCGACGCGCTCTCCACGGCCGACAACATCATGACGTTCCGCCTGGTCATGAAGCAGGTTGCTCTCGAACAGGGCCTCCAGGCCACCTTCATGCCGAAGCCGTTCTCGGAGTTCCCCGGCTCGGGCATGCACTCCCACCTGTCCCTCTTCGAGGGCGACCGCAACGCGTTCTACGAGTCGGGCGCCGAGTACCAGCTCTCCAAGGTCGGCCGCTCCTTCATCGCGGGCCTGCTGCGGCACGCGGCGGAGATCTCGGCGGTCACCAACCAGTGGGTGAACTCCTACAAGCGCATCTGGGGCGGCACCGAGCGCACGGCGGGCGCGGGCGGCGAGGCCCCCTCCTACATCTGCTGGGGCCACAACAACCGCTCGGCCCTGGTCCGCGTCCCCATGTACAAGCCCGGCAAGACCGGCTCGGCCCGCGTCGAGGTCCGCTCCATCGACTCCGGCGCCAACCCGTACCTCACCTACGCCGTCCTCCTCGCCGCCGGCCTCAAGGGCATCGAGGAGGGCTACGAACTCCCGCCGGGCGCCGAGGACGACGTCTGGGCCCTCTCCGACTCGGAACGCCGCGCCCTGGGCATCGAACCCCTCCCCCAGAACCTGGGCGAGGCCCTCGCCCTGATGGAACGCAGCGACCTCGTCGCCGAGACCCTGGGCGAGCACGTCTTCGACTTCTTCCTCCGGAACAAGCGGCAGGAGTGGGAGGAGTACCGGTCGCAGGTGACGGCGTTCGAGCTGCGGAAGTCGCTGCCGGTGCTGTAAGGGCAGGTCAGAGACAGTTTCTCGCTGATTCAACGGTTGGGGCCGACGGTCGCGCACCGTCGGCCTCATGGCCTCCGACTGGCTCTGGGTCGCCTCTGGGCCGTCTGAGCGGATCTCACGCTCACACGCTCCCACCGAGGAGTCGCTCAAGGGCTGGAGCTGTTGCCGCTCTCGCCTCTCCCAAGCACCCGTCGTCGCTCTGCCCCCATCCGGATACCGCATGCATCCGGCGTAGCGATTCGGACTCGTGCCCTGATTCATCTCCCTCACACTCCGACCATCTCTCTTTGCCGGCGCGCGGGATGGCTTCCTGGCTGCCACTCAGATGGTCTTCGACAATTCGGTTCGCCTGCCAGTTACATGCCATTGGCAGCCCCAGAAAGAAACGTCATGCGTCGAATCGCTACAGCGACAATAATATCCGGCCTGCTGGTGGGAGGTTTCTCCGTTCCTGCTCAGGCCGCGGAGGGGTCGCATACAGTTCCTCGAAACGAGGCCGTCGAGGCTCTCCTCAACGGCACTGACAGCGTCTGGTACAACTCCGCGAACCCAGGAAGCCGGTGGATCGAGGACGGCTCCACGGACGCCACCAGCTCCTGCGAACAGTACGACGCAAGCACCACATGCTAGAGGTACGTGCCCTCGGCCGTGCCAAGGTCGCACGCTGGTTCGCCGGCGTAGCGGCCTTGGCCGCGGTCGTCCTCGCCGGCCTGCACCTGGACCGGTCCGACGAGCGCGGGCCCGAAGCCGCGCGGTCGGCGACTCCCGAGCCCAGCACACCTCAGCCGTGTGCCGACAGGACCGTTCGCTGCCACCTGCTGTCCACAGGGGTGTGGGCAGTGGTCTACACATCCCCCGAGAGGGATGCGTCGAACGCGACCCTTGCCCCCACACCCGAGGAACGAGACGGATTGGTTCTCTGGGACCCGGGAGGGCCTGGACTGCGTCCACTCGACGCCGGGACGGTTCGGGCGATTCTTCCGTCCTGGCTGCGCGGTCGAACAGTGGCCACGTTCGTCGAGCCCTGGGTCGTCCACAAGGTCGGCCCTGAGTGCCTCAAATCCGTTGAAAACGTATCGGCGGGCGGCGAACTCTCGGAATCACAGACGAAGAGCTGGCCCGACGAATTCAGCAGCTCTTGCGATGTCGACCTGTATCGCCTTGACCGTGCGGAATACGAAGAGTCGTTCAGGGAGCTCGGTGATAAGGAGGGGGAGATCTCAGGAGTCTACGCGCAGTCTTTCGGTGCGGTCCGAGGTACATCCGTGATGTCCGAATTGGAGCGCACCGGCGGCTGGATGGTGATGGACGCTCCCGCTCCTCCGCCGGGAACGCCCGCGACCACCCTCATGGTCGAGCGAAGCACCGCCGTGGAAGAGGGCCTGCAACGCATCATGGGGTGCCACAAGAGTGATGCGCTCCCCGACTGCGAGAAAGAGCTCCATCAGACGCTTCGGGACATGGGGGACGGCGACACCCCGGTCGGCCTCGCCGGCGGTACCGAAGAGTACGAGAGGATGACCGCTCTTTTCTCTCTTTCTCATGACCTTGAAAGCAACGCCGAGCCGCTTCGCGAAATCCTGACCAACTGGCCGAAGCTCACCGAGGCCGACCAGGAGATCATAGGCAAGGCAAGCTACAGCTACACCCGCCGTTACGGCGACGGTCAGGTTCTACCGGAGTTCGTAGGCTATCTTGCCAATGTCTGCACAGCGTACGAAGGATGGGGAGCAGGAGCTGGATCGCAGGAGAGGAATCCTCTGGGAGCAGCGCTTTCGCGTATACACTATCCGTGCGCGGTAATGCCTGGAAGCAAGGATTCCAGATGGGCGACGCCTGATGCGGGAGAATCACCGAGACTACTTCTGATCTCGAACTCCATGGATCCGATCACCCCTCCTCGTGCAGCCGAATCGTGGGGCGACAAGTATCCTGACGCTGATCTCTTGGAGTATGAATACTCGGGCCACGTAAAGGCTCCCGAGGAACTCGACGAGGAAATTTCGGCCTGGATCGCCGGGGCAACCGAATGAGAACGGCACAGAGCGATTGGTCCTCGTGCCACGCTCGACGTCACGCCCACCGTGCGTCACTTCCTGCGCAACTGCGGAAGTCGTTGCCGGTGCTGTGAGGGACCGTCTCGACCGGCCGGGTCACCGGCGGCTCGTCAGATGAGGGCCCACTGCCTGTCCGGCCGCCGGCGCGCGAGGAGGATGCCGCCGAGGGTGCTCTCGGCCGAGGTGAGCGTCCTGTGTTCGTCGACGGTGAAGCCGGCCTCGTCGAGCCAGTCGGCGATCTGGCTGGGCCGGCGACGATGGACCTGGACCTTCATCGGGTGGCCGCCGTAGCCCTCCGTCTTCAGCTTCGGCGTGTCCCCGACGTGAAAGCCGAGGAGCAGCGGTCCGCCCGGCCGCAGCACCCGGTGAAAGTGCTCGAAGACCGTGCCGATCCGTGTGTCGGGGATGTGGATCAGCGAGTACCAGGCGACCAGGCCGGCCATCGAGCCGTCGCCGAGGCCGAGGTCCGTCATCGAGCCGAGTTCGAACCGCAGACCGGGATGGTCACGCCGGGCCACCTCGACCATCCCGGGGGACAGATCGATCCCGAACGCGTCCACGCCCAGCCGGTGCAGGTGAGCGGTGATCCGCCCCGGCCCACAACCCACGTCCGCGACCGACCCCCCCGCCGCGAGACCTCACCAGGTCGGCGAAAAGGGCCAGGACCGCGCGCTCCTCGGGCGTTCGGTTCAGGAGGTCGCGCACCTGGTCCGCATAGCTCGCGGCGACGGTGTCGTAGGACCTTCGTGTGTCGTCCAGCCAGGTGTCGTCGTTCGCTTCGATGCCCACGCCCGCAGGCTACTCAGCGGCGCGGACGAGACGACCTCCAAGCCGACCGGGCCGACGCCAAACCTCCCTCGGACCTGCACACCGTTCATCGCAGGGTCGCGGGGGCGGGGCGTGCCGAAGGTGCGGAGGGTCCACCGCGCGCATTCCGGCCCGAGGGAGCCTCGAAACCGGCGGGAAGCGTGAAGACGCGGGCCCTTTCCGCGACCGCATGCGCACACTCATGAACTCGGGGACGCCTGAAGCAGCGTCGTCAACCGTGCGCGGATGGTGGGCCGTTCACCCCCGTGCTTTGATCGGTGCGCGGCACGCCGGTGGCCGGTTCCGGGCCCCCACCTCGGAACGCGGGCGTGCGTGCCTCACCGCTCCCCCTTTTTCGTCAGCACGAGAGGAAAGACCTGTCATGAACTTCGTCCCCCAGGTCGAAACAGCTGAGATCGCCGACGCGGACCTGGACCAGGTGTCCGGCGGCACCATCGGTGTCGACGCCGGTGCGGCCGTCATCACCGCCGGTGGTGCGCTCGGCACCGGTTTCCACGCTGAGGTCGGCCCGTTCTCGGTCACGGCCGGTCTGGGCGCCTCGGCGGCCTTCGGCGGCGCCTCGGCGCAGGGTCACGCGCAGACGACCATGCTCTGAGCCGCGCCTGACGTGAGCGTGAGCCCCGGACCGCTGTGTCCGGGGCTCACGCCTTGCCGGTGCCGCCCACGAACGCCGTCCACGAGGCCGGGGGCACGGTGAGGCGGGGGCCGTCCGGGCGCTTGGAGTCGCGGATGTGGATGGTGGCGGGGGTTATCGCGACCTCCACGCAGTCGTTGCCGTCTCCGCTGCTGCTGTAGCTGCTCTTGAACCAGACCAGCGTGGACGCGTCCGGGGTTACGGAAATGCGGGTCATGACTCTCCAAGCATCTGTTCGATGACGGCCCGCGACTCTCGGGGCGTGAGAGCCTGGGCCCGGATCATGCCATAGCGCAGTTCGAGGATTCTGATCTGCTTCGGATCGGTCACCGGCCGCCCGGCGAAGGCCCCCTCCGAACGCGCCACCGCGGTGCCGTCGGGGAATTTGAGCACCTCGATCAGGCCACCCGTCCCGACATGCTCCTCGCAGTCGGTCGGCATCACTTGAATCGACACGTTCCGCAACTCCCCCAGTTCCAAGAGACGTTCGAGCTGCCGACGCCACACCATTCTGCCGCCGACCGGGCGGTGGAGCGTCGCTTCCTCCTGGACGAAGCTGAGGGTGGGCGCCGGGGACCGCTCGAAGACCGAGCGGCGAGCCAGCCGCGCGGCCACCATGCGTTCCGTCTCCTCCTCCGTGTGGGCGGGAAGCCACGCGTCGAACAGAGCGCGCATGTGAGCCTCGGTCTGCAACAGGCCATGGATGTTGTGGGTGCTGTACAACCCGATCTCGACCGCACTGGCCTCCAGCTTCGCCAGTTCCCGGACCCGTTTCGGATACCGGACCCTGGCAACGTCCTCCCACATCGCCGTCAGCAGGCCACCCGCCCCCAGCACCTCGTCGGCCCGCTGCAGGTACTCCCGCCGGGGAATCCGTTTCCCGCCCTCCACCTTGTAGACCAGATCCTCCCCGTACCCGACCGCCGTCCCGAACTCGGCCGCCGTCATCCCCACCGCCTCGCGGCGCAGCTTCAGCTGCCTCCCCACGGTGGTGAGGACAGCCACACCCCACTCGTCGTCCGGGTCGACCTCCCAACCCGGCTCGTCCGTCTCGCCGTTCACCGACATCCGCACCCCTCCTCGTACGCGCCGTACCGCGACGGGCGACACGGTAGGGCGCCGTACTACGCCCGCGGGCGGGAACGGGGTCCCGTGCACGCCCACGGGTGACGACCAACAGCGAGGTGAGGACCGGCCCGCGTGGGTGTGCAGCAGGGGGCCGTCGGCCCCTCATCGCCGTACCGTCTCCCCCTCCGGCACGTGCCCCGCGACCACCCGCTCACGCCCGGCGGCCACAGCGGCGGCGCCCCGGTGCCGGTCCACCGCCCACGCCGTGCCCGCGACCGCCAGGCCGAGCACCGCGAGCCCCGCGCCCGCCGTCGCCGGGGAGGTGACGCCGAAGCCCGCGGCCAGGGCGAGGCCGCCGATCCAGGCGCCGCCGGCGTTGGCGAGGTTGAAGGCGGCCTGGTTGGCCGAGGAGGCGAGGGAGGGGGCCGCCGACGCCTTCTCCATGACCATCAGCTGGAGGGGGGAACCGGTGATGAAGGCGGCCATGCCGAGCAGGGCCACCGCGAGGGCCGCCGTCACCGGCGTGCGCATCAGGAGCGGGAAG carries:
- a CDS encoding bifunctional [glutamine synthetase] adenylyltransferase/[glutamine synthetase]-adenylyl-L-tyrosine phosphorylase; this encodes MTAPGRRSSTFTRLLRHGFTDPSAAERLLDGAELAPVRNDPVLLEALGATADPDLALHGLVRLLEAQPDPTARRELLDTLIAAKPLRDRLLGVLGASEALADHLARHAADWQALVTYEPRDLHRGVDDFERGLAEADDPVSLRVAYRRCLLSIAARDVCGTIDVAETAAELADLATATLRAALALAEAAAPEDAARCRLAVIAMGKCGGHELNYVSDVDVIFVGEAADGGPDADEAKALRAATSLASHMMRICSETTVEGSIWPVDANLRPEGRNGPLVRTLSSHVAYYQRWAKTWEFQALLKARPVAGDPGLGAEYVAALQPLVWQAADRENFVPDVQKMRRRVVENIPAAEVDRQLKLGPGGLRDVEFAVQLLQLVHGRADTSLHSGTTLDALEALAAGGYVGRADAAQLDEAYRFLRSMEHRIQLHRLRRTHLVPEDEADLRRLGRSLGLRTDPVPGLLRAWKRHASVVRRLHEKLFYRPLLDAVAQLAPGEVRLSAEAARERMVALGYADPAAALRHLEALASGVTRKAAIQRTLLPVLLGWFADSADPDTGLLNFRKVSDALGNTPWYLRLLRDEGAAAENLARVLSAGRLAPDLLMRAPEAVALLGDGNSGGLAPRGRAQLEQETLAAVRRADGAVQAVTAVRGVRRRELFRTAAADIVGSYGTEAQPVEADQGALVDRVGAAVSDLTAATLAGTLRAVVREGWGDTLPTRFAIIGMGRFGGHELGYGSDADVLFVHEPRDGVDEREAADAANKVVAEMRRLLQVPSADPPLLIDADLRPEGKSGPLVRTLKSYEAYYRRWSLVWERHALLRAEFVAGDEDLGRRFTELVDPLRYPADGLGEDAVREIRRLKARMESERLPRGADPKLHAKLGPGGLSDVEWTVQLMQLRHGHAQAGLRTTRTRAALAAACEAGLVSEEHAATLDEAWVLATRVRNAVMLVRGRAGDTFPTDPRELAAVGRYLGHGSGHAGDMLDEYRRTARRARVVVEELFYE
- a CDS encoding type II toxin-antitoxin system Phd/YefM family antitoxin; its protein translation is MSITASEARQNLFPLIEQVNEDHAPVHITSRKGNAVLMSEEDFTAWTETVHLLRSPRNARRLLDSIAEAEAGEARHRELIDPDAERA
- a CDS encoding Txe/YoeB family addiction module toxin, yielding MRIAFTSHGWEDYVHWAESDRKMTRRINRLLADTARDPFKGIGKPEPLKGDLSGYWSRRIDDTHRLVYKPGDDELIVVQARYHY
- a CDS encoding VOC family protein, with the translated sequence MDFTLEVIPLPVTDIDRSRDFYRDKVGFHVDIDQEVMPGMRIVQLTPPGSGCSIALGEAIWDMAQGQTKPEPGSYQGLQLCVADIKAAHAELVGRGLDVSEPVQYAPDDGATFMYFKDPDGNGWAIQEYRRREAEPLHKVLSDLKRQG
- a CDS encoding NAD+ synthase, translated to MPRLRLALNQIDSTVGDIDGNAESVVRWTRHSAGQGAHLVAFPEMVLTGYPVEDLALRPSFVEASRAALRSLAARLADEGLGGLPVVVGYLDRSATAQPRYGQPAGAPQNAAAVLYGGEVALSLAKHHLPNYGVFDEFRHFVPGDTLPVVRVRGVDVALAVCEDLWQDGGRVPAARSARAGLLLSVNASPYERDKDDTRLELVRKRAQEAGCTTAYLAMTGGQDELVFDGDSLVVDRDGAVLARAPQFTEGCVVLDLDLPAAGADAPTGVVDDGLRIDRVVLSEEPVPAVGGWLSGGVAERLDDDEEVYSALVVGLRAYVAKNGFRSVLVGLSGGIDSALVAAIACDAVGAENVHGVSMPSKYSSEHSRDDAAELARRTGLHFRTVPIEPMFDAYTGALELTGLAEENLQSRLRGTLLMAISNQEGHLVLAPGNKSELAVGYSTLYGDSVGAYGPIKDVYKTSVFRLAEWRNRAAKDRGQTPPIPGNSITKPPSAELRPGQVDTDSLPDYPVLDAILELYVDRDRGADEIVAAGYDRELVTKTLRMVDTAEYKRRQYPPGTKISPKGFGKDRRLPVTNRWRERG